From a single Rhizobium lusitanum genomic region:
- a CDS encoding bifunctional riboflavin kinase/FAD synthetase, with protein MTVFHRNETREPLPDNLKGGVIAIGNFDGVHRGHQSVLDRALEIARERGVPALVLTFEPHPRTVFKPDHPVFRVTPAPLKARLLEAMGFNAVIEYPFDRAFSQRSADEFVHSILIDWLHASEVVTGFDFHFGHDRQGGPAFLMNAGSKHGFGVTLIDAFRDENADVVSSSRIRTLLTEGEVAEAAGLLGYRYTVEAEVIGGEQLGRTLGFPTANMRLPPEVELKPGIYAVRFRAADGVIRDAVASYGRRPTVTDNGAPLLETFVFDFSGDLYGQICSVSFFGYLRPELKFDGLDPLVAQIKRDEEEARALLAGIRPLGDIDRAIAFS; from the coding sequence ATGACCGTTTTCCATCGCAACGAGACCCGCGAGCCGCTGCCCGACAATCTGAAGGGCGGCGTCATCGCCATCGGCAATTTCGATGGCGTGCATCGCGGCCATCAATCTGTGCTCGATCGCGCGCTGGAGATTGCCCGGGAGCGCGGCGTGCCGGCGCTGGTCTTGACCTTCGAGCCGCATCCACGCACCGTCTTCAAGCCCGATCATCCGGTGTTCCGCGTGACGCCGGCGCCGCTAAAGGCCCGTCTCCTCGAAGCGATGGGCTTCAACGCTGTCATCGAATATCCCTTCGACCGGGCCTTTTCGCAGCGCTCCGCCGACGAGTTCGTCCATTCGATCCTGATCGACTGGCTGCATGCGTCCGAAGTCGTCACCGGCTTCGATTTCCATTTCGGCCATGATCGCCAGGGCGGCCCGGCCTTCCTGATGAATGCCGGCAGCAAGCATGGTTTCGGCGTGACGCTGATCGACGCCTTCCGCGATGAAAATGCCGACGTGGTTTCGTCGAGCCGCATCCGGACATTGCTCACCGAAGGGGAGGTGGCCGAGGCCGCCGGCCTACTCGGTTATCGCTATACGGTCGAAGCCGAAGTGATCGGCGGCGAACAGCTTGGCCGCACACTCGGCTTCCCGACTGCTAACATGCGGCTGCCGCCCGAAGTGGAGCTGAAACCCGGTATCTACGCCGTGCGTTTCCGTGCCGCCGATGGCGTCATCCGCGATGCCGTCGCCAGCTATGGCCGTCGTCCGACGGTCACCGACAATGGCGCGCCGCTGCTCGAAACCTTCGTCTTCGATTTCAGCGGCGATCTCTACGGCCAGATCTGTTCCGTCTCCTTCTTCGGTTATCTTCGCCCCGAACTGAAGTTCGACGGCCTCGATCCGCTGGTGGCGCAGATCAAGAGGGACGAGGAAGAGGCGAGGGCGCTGCTCGCCGGCATCCGTCCGCTCGGCGACATCGATCGGGCCATCGCCTTTTCCTGA
- a CDS encoding DUF3311 domain-containing protein produces the protein MDKRFGTAACWLLVIPYIGLLWVPFYNAHDPVLFGFPFFYWYQLAWVPITAFLTWIAYRSMRHDD, from the coding sequence ATGGATAAACGCTTTGGGACGGCGGCCTGCTGGCTGCTTGTCATTCCCTATATTGGCTTGCTCTGGGTCCCCTTTTACAACGCTCACGATCCGGTTCTCTTCGGTTTCCCCTTCTTCTATTGGTACCAGCTCGCCTGGGTGCCGATCACCGCTTTCCTGACCTGGATCGCCTACCGGAGCATGCGCCATGATGACTGA
- the mctP gene encoding monocarboxylate uptake permease MctP codes for MMTDIDPTALAVFIFFMVLVTVMGFVAARWRRPKTLASIDEWGLGGRNFGTWITWFLVGGDFYTAYTVIAVPALVYTVGAYGFFALPYTIVVYPFVFMVMPLLWKRAKDHGYVTAGDVVHGQYGSRALELAVAATGVIATMPYIALQLVGMTAVFKALGLHGEFPLAVAFIILALYTYSAGLRAPALIAFVKDIMIYIVVIAAIALIPAKLGGYANVFASADAAFQAKGAGSLVLGGNQYVAYATLALGSALAAFMYPHTLTGIFASNSGNTIRKNAVMLPAYTLLLGLLALLGYMGHAANLKLDSPNDVVPALFQSLFSSWFAGFAFAAIAIGALVPAAVMSIGAANLFTRNFWKAYINPQVSDAGEAKVAKMTSLVVKVGALLVIIFLPTQFALDLQLLGGIWILQTLPALVFGLYTKWFRAPALLAGWVVGFFGGTYLVWDAGWKPLHMVSLGDTSFTVYTGLLALAANIIVSVILNAVIPARAPAHA; via the coding sequence ATGATGACTGATATCGACCCGACGGCACTTGCCGTCTTCATTTTCTTCATGGTGCTGGTAACCGTCATGGGCTTTGTCGCCGCGCGCTGGCGCAGGCCGAAGACCCTTGCCAGTATCGACGAATGGGGCCTTGGCGGCCGCAACTTCGGCACCTGGATCACCTGGTTCCTCGTCGGCGGCGACTTTTACACCGCCTATACCGTGATTGCCGTCCCGGCCCTGGTCTACACGGTCGGCGCCTATGGCTTCTTCGCGCTGCCCTATACGATCGTCGTTTATCCCTTCGTCTTCATGGTGATGCCGCTTCTCTGGAAGCGCGCGAAGGATCATGGCTACGTCACGGCGGGCGATGTCGTGCATGGTCAATACGGCTCGCGTGCGCTCGAACTGGCAGTTGCCGCGACCGGCGTCATCGCCACCATGCCCTATATCGCCTTGCAGCTCGTCGGCATGACGGCGGTGTTCAAGGCGCTGGGCCTGCATGGCGAATTCCCGCTCGCCGTCGCCTTCATCATCCTGGCGCTCTATACCTATTCGGCGGGCCTTCGCGCTCCGGCACTGATCGCCTTCGTCAAGGACATCATGATCTACATCGTGGTGATCGCTGCCATTGCGCTCATTCCGGCCAAGCTCGGCGGCTACGCCAATGTCTTTGCTTCCGCCGATGCGGCTTTCCAGGCCAAGGGGGCAGGCAGCCTGGTGCTCGGCGGCAACCAGTATGTCGCCTATGCGACGCTGGCGCTCGGCTCGGCGCTGGCTGCCTTCATGTATCCGCACACGCTGACCGGCATTTTTGCCTCCAACAGCGGCAACACCATCCGCAAGAATGCCGTGATGCTGCCGGCCTATACGCTGCTGCTCGGCCTGCTGGCCCTGCTCGGCTATATGGGCCACGCGGCAAATCTGAAGCTGGATAGCCCCAATGATGTCGTGCCGGCGCTGTTCCAGTCGCTGTTTTCAAGCTGGTTTGCCGGTTTCGCCTTCGCGGCCATCGCGATTGGTGCGCTGGTGCCGGCTGCCGTGATGAGCATTGGCGCCGCCAACCTCTTCACCCGCAACTTCTGGAAGGCTTACATCAATCCGCAGGTCTCTGATGCCGGCGAGGCGAAGGTTGCCAAGATGACCTCGCTGGTCGTCAAGGTCGGCGCGCTTCTCGTCATCATCTTCCTGCCGACGCAGTTCGCGCTTGACCTGCAGCTGCTCGGCGGCATCTGGATCCTGCAGACGCTGCCGGCGCTGGTCTTCGGCCTCTATACCAAGTGGTTCCGCGCGCCCGCTCTGCTGGCCGGCTGGGTCGTCGGCTTCTTTGGCGGTACCTATCTTGTCTGGGATGCCGGCTGGAAACCGCTGCATATGGTCTCTCTCGGAGATACCAGCTTCACCGTCTACACGGGACTGCTGGCGCTGGCCGCCAATATCATCGTGTCGGTGATCCTCAACGCGGTCATACCGGCGCGCGCTCCGGCCCACGCCTGA
- the ileS gene encoding isoleucine--tRNA ligase: MTDTAEKLDYSKTLYLPETDFPMRAGLPQKEPELVKRWQEMDLYKVLRASAAGREKFVLHDGPPYANGNIHIGHALNKILKDVITRSFQMRGYDSNYVPGWDCHGLPIEWKIEEKYREKGKNKDEVPVNEFRQECRDFAAGWIKIQSEEFKRLGIVGDFDNPYLTMNFHAESRIAGELLKIAKTGQLYRGSKPVMWSVVERTALAEAEVEYADVESDMIWVKFPVVEAEISEVRKGALRTASDARLQDLLSAFVVIWTTTPWTIPGNRAIAYSSRVPYGLYKVTAAENSFGPQPGEKLIFAKRLAEECAAKAKVKLESICDLEAEELGALVCAHPLASLGYDFKVPLLDGDHVTDDAGTGFVHTAPSHGREDFDVWMANARAVEARGISSRIPFPVDDAGFYTADAPGFDGGRVMDDNGKKGNANDLVIKALIETSTLFARGRMKHSYPHSWRSKKPVIFRNTPQWFVYMDKDLADGTTLRSRALKAIDDTRFVPASGQNRLRAMIEQRPDWVLSRQRAWGVPIAIFVDDEGEILQDDGVNARILEAFDAEGADAWFAEGARERFLGEKANEPWTQVMDILDVWFDSGSTHTFTLEDRPDLKWPADLYLEGSDQHRGWFHSSLLESAATRGRAPYDAVLTHGFTMDEKGEKMSKSKGNVTAPQEVMKDAGADILRLWVMTSDYAEDLRVGKAIIQTNVDAYRKLRNTIRWMLGTLAHDKGEVIAYADMPELEQLMLHRLAELDELVRESYDAFDFKRIARALIDFSNVELSAFYFDVRKDALYCDAPSSLRRRAALAVIRTIFDCMVTWLAPMLPFTTEEAWLSRNPSAVSVHLEQFPAVPTEWKNEALAEKWKKIRAVRSVVTGALEIERKDKRIGSSLEAAPVVYVADPELVKALEGQDLAEICITSGITVSAGEGPADAFRLDDAAKVSVVPTLAEGRKCARSWRITTDVGSDQEYPDVSARDAAALRELAVGN; this comes from the coding sequence ATGACCGATACCGCTGAAAAACTCGACTATTCGAAGACCCTCTACCTGCCCGAGACCGATTTCCCGATGCGCGCCGGCCTGCCGCAGAAGGAGCCGGAGCTGGTCAAGCGCTGGCAGGAGATGGACCTCTACAAGGTGCTGCGCGCGTCCGCCGCCGGCCGTGAAAAGTTCGTGCTGCATGACGGCCCGCCCTATGCCAACGGCAACATCCATATCGGCCATGCGCTGAACAAGATCCTCAAGGACGTCATCACCCGCTCGTTCCAGATGCGCGGCTATGACAGCAACTATGTTCCGGGCTGGGACTGCCACGGCCTGCCGATCGAGTGGAAGATCGAGGAAAAATACCGCGAGAAGGGCAAGAACAAGGACGAGGTTCCGGTCAACGAATTCCGCCAGGAATGCCGTGACTTCGCCGCCGGCTGGATCAAGATCCAGTCCGAAGAGTTCAAGCGTCTTGGCATCGTCGGCGATTTCGACAATCCATATCTGACGATGAACTTCCACGCCGAATCCCGCATCGCCGGCGAGTTGCTGAAGATCGCCAAGACCGGCCAGCTTTATCGCGGTTCGAAGCCGGTCATGTGGTCGGTGGTCGAGCGCACGGCGTTGGCGGAAGCCGAAGTCGAATATGCCGACGTCGAGAGCGACATGATCTGGGTGAAGTTCCCGGTCGTGGAAGCAGAAATCAGTGAAGTTCGGAAAGGGGCGCTTCGTACAGCTAGTGATGCGCGACTGCAGGATTTGTTAAGTGCGTTTGTTGTCATCTGGACAACTACACCTTGGACGATCCCCGGCAATCGAGCGATTGCATATTCGTCACGAGTACCCTACGGGCTCTACAAAGTTACCGCAGCCGAGAATAGTTTTGGTCCGCAACCGGGCGAGAAACTTATCTTCGCGAAGCGGTTGGCAGAGGAGTGTGCTGCCAAAGCAAAGGTCAAACTTGAATCTATATGCGATTTGGAAGCCGAAGAGCTCGGCGCGCTCGTCTGCGCTCATCCGCTGGCTTCGCTCGGCTACGACTTCAAGGTTCCCCTGCTCGACGGCGATCATGTCACCGACGATGCCGGCACCGGCTTCGTGCATACCGCGCCCAGCCACGGCCGAGAGGACTTTGACGTCTGGATGGCCAATGCTCGCGCTGTGGAAGCGCGCGGTATCTCTTCGCGCATCCCGTTCCCGGTCGATGACGCCGGCTTCTACACCGCCGATGCCCCCGGTTTTGACGGCGGCCGCGTCATGGATGACAACGGTAAGAAGGGCAATGCCAACGATCTCGTCATCAAGGCTCTGATCGAGACGAGCACGCTCTTCGCGCGCGGACGCATGAAGCATTCCTATCCGCATTCCTGGCGTTCGAAGAAGCCGGTCATCTTCCGCAACACGCCGCAATGGTTCGTCTACATGGACAAGGACCTTGCCGACGGCACGACGCTGCGGTCTCGCGCGCTGAAGGCGATCGATGATACCCGCTTCGTGCCCGCCAGCGGCCAGAACCGCCTGCGCGCCATGATCGAGCAGCGCCCGGATTGGGTGCTCTCGCGCCAGCGCGCCTGGGGCGTTCCGATCGCGATCTTCGTCGACGATGAAGGCGAGATCCTGCAGGATGACGGCGTCAACGCCCGCATCCTGGAAGCTTTCGACGCGGAAGGGGCCGATGCCTGGTTTGCCGAAGGCGCGCGCGAGCGCTTCCTGGGCGAAAAGGCCAACGAGCCGTGGACGCAGGTCATGGATATCCTCGACGTCTGGTTCGACTCGGGCTCGACCCATACCTTCACGCTGGAAGATCGTCCGGACCTGAAATGGCCTGCCGATCTCTATCTCGAAGGCTCCGACCAGCATCGCGGCTGGTTCCATTCGTCGCTGCTCGAAAGTGCCGCGACGCGTGGCCGTGCGCCTTACGATGCCGTCCTCACCCATGGTTTCACCATGGATGAGAAGGGCGAGAAGATGTCGAAGTCCAAGGGCAACGTTACAGCGCCGCAAGAAGTGATGAAGGATGCAGGTGCCGATATCCTGCGCTTATGGGTGATGACCTCCGACTACGCGGAAGACCTGCGCGTCGGCAAGGCGATCATCCAGACCAACGTCGACGCCTATCGCAAGCTGCGCAACACCATCCGCTGGATGCTCGGCACGCTGGCGCACGACAAGGGCGAGGTGATCGCTTACGCCGATATGCCGGAGCTGGAGCAGCTGATGCTGCACCGTCTCGCCGAGCTCGATGAGCTCGTGCGCGAGAGCTACGACGCTTTCGACTTCAAGCGCATCGCCCGCGCGCTCATCGATTTCTCGAATGTCGAGCTTTCGGCCTTCTATTTCGATGTCCGCAAGGATGCGCTTTATTGCGACGCCCCGTCGAGCCTGCGCCGCCGCGCGGCCCTTGCCGTCATTCGCACGATTTTCGACTGCATGGTGACCTGGCTGGCGCCGATGCTGCCGTTCACGACGGAAGAAGCGTGGCTGTCGCGCAATCCATCGGCGGTCTCGGTGCATCTCGAACAGTTTCCCGCCGTTCCCACCGAATGGAAGAACGAGGCGCTGGCCGAGAAGTGGAAGAAGATCCGCGCCGTGCGCAGCGTCGTCACCGGCGCTTTGGAAATCGAGCGCAAGGACAAGCGCATCGGCTCCTCGCTGGAAGCCGCTCCCGTTGTCTATGTCGCCGATCCGGAGCTGGTGAAGGCGCTGGAGGGGCAGGATCTGGCTGAGATCTGCATCACCTCCGGCATCACCGTCAGCGCTGGCGAAGGCCCGGCCGATGCCTTCCGTCTGGACGACGCCGCCAAGGTAAGCGTCGTGCCGACACTGGCCGAAGGCCGCAAATGTGCCCGTTCCTGGCGCATCACCACCGACGTTGGGTCCGATCAGGAATATCCCGACGTCTCGGCGCGTGACGCCGCGGCCTTGCGCGAATTGGCGGTGGGCAACTGA
- a CDS encoding nucleoside deaminase, with protein MANTNHFMKLALAEARSAGARGEVPIGAVLVLDNAVIAKAGNRTRELNDVTAHAEIAAIRIACEALGQERLTGADLYVTLEPCTMCAAAISFARIRRLYYGAEDPKGGGVDNGVRFYRQPTCHHAPEVYSGIAERDAADILREFFQLKRQED; from the coding sequence ATGGCGAATACAAATCACTTCATGAAGCTGGCGCTCGCCGAAGCACGAAGCGCCGGAGCACGTGGTGAAGTGCCGATCGGAGCCGTCCTCGTGCTCGACAACGCCGTCATCGCCAAAGCCGGCAACCGCACCCGCGAGCTCAACGACGTCACCGCCCATGCCGAAATCGCCGCGATCCGCATCGCCTGCGAGGCGCTCGGCCAGGAACGCCTGACGGGCGCCGATCTCTATGTGACGCTGGAGCCCTGCACCATGTGCGCGGCGGCCATCTCATTTGCCCGCATCCGCCGCCTCTATTACGGCGCGGAAGATCCGAAAGGCGGCGGGGTGGACAACGGCGTGCGCTTCTATCGCCAGCCGACCTGCCATCACGCGCCGGAGGTCTATTCGGGCATTGCCGAACGGGATGCGGCTGACATTCTCAGGGAATTCTTCCAACTGAAACGGCAGGAAGACTAA
- a CDS encoding pseudouridine synthase, with the protein MTMNDKPKRPGSKPFTRDTKTKPAMKRDDAKPMKAAPARVSAEIDGGDGKAERISKVMARAGVASRRDIERMIMDGRVRLNGVLLDSPVVNVTLADKIEVDGVPIRGIERTRLWLYHKPAGLVTTNADPEGRPTVFDNLPEELPRVMSIGRLDINTEGLLLLTNDGGLARVLELPTTGWLRRYRVRAHGEVSQEALDKLKDGIAVDGVLYGSIEATLDRTQGSNVWITMGLREGKNREIKNVMGALGLEVNRLIRISYGPFQLGDLPEGRALEVRGRTLRDQLGPRLVEDAKANFDAPLYNASAPAGEDEAEARPERAAKPERAAKEERPRRDRERPEDKRERALSRLDTKRDDRRDEGRREGGRNEDDRPKRPPLGARRNANVWMAPGARPLGEKAAAKAAKNTRTATKRGEPERPQRSGFDRPDEGPRVRVNRVAEADGEWIRASEEAPRTARGDDQGSDRKRSDRPRGDRPQGDRPPRGDRPFGDKPRGDRPYGDKPRGDKAFGDRPRGERGSRPEGGDRPRAKSFQGEARSERPRGDRPFGDKPRGDRPYGDKPRSDRPYGDKPRGDRAFSDRPRGDRPTGDRRPRAEGEERPRARSFDSEQRSERPRGDRPFGDRPPRSDRPQGERPAGDRPAGRPFGKKPDGGKSFGGGKPSGKPGGARSFSGKPGGAGRPSPSRSGPSRGGPGRGGPKGGKG; encoded by the coding sequence ATGACAATGAATGACAAGCCCAAGCGGCCTGGGTCCAAGCCCTTTACCCGCGACACCAAGACGAAGCCAGCGATGAAACGCGACGATGCCAAGCCGATGAAGGCAGCGCCCGCCAGGGTGTCTGCAGAGATCGACGGTGGTGATGGAAAGGCCGAGCGCATTTCCAAGGTGATGGCGCGCGCCGGCGTGGCGTCTCGCCGCGATATCGAGCGTATGATCATGGACGGCCGCGTCAGGCTCAACGGCGTGCTGCTGGACAGCCCGGTCGTCAACGTGACGCTCGCCGACAAGATCGAAGTGGACGGTGTGCCGATCCGCGGCATCGAGCGCACGCGCCTCTGGCTCTATCACAAGCCAGCCGGCCTGGTGACCACCAATGCCGATCCGGAAGGACGCCCGACCGTCTTCGACAATCTGCCGGAAGAACTGCCGCGCGTCATGTCGATCGGCCGTCTCGACATCAACACCGAAGGCTTGTTGCTGCTCACCAATGACGGTGGCCTTGCCCGCGTGCTGGAACTGCCGACCACCGGCTGGCTGCGCCGCTATCGCGTGCGCGCCCATGGCGAGGTCAGTCAGGAAGCGCTCGACAAGCTGAAGGACGGCATTGCCGTTGATGGCGTGCTCTACGGCTCGATCGAAGCGACACTCGATCGTACGCAAGGATCCAACGTCTGGATCACCATGGGCCTGCGCGAAGGCAAGAACCGCGAAATCAAGAACGTGATGGGCGCGCTCGGTCTCGAGGTCAATCGCCTGATCCGCATTTCCTACGGGCCGTTCCAGCTCGGCGACCTGCCGGAAGGCCGGGCGCTGGAAGTGCGCGGCCGCACGCTGCGCGATCAGCTTGGCCCTCGTCTGGTCGAAGACGCCAAGGCGAATTTCGATGCGCCGCTGTACAACGCCTCGGCGCCTGCCGGCGAGGATGAGGCTGAAGCCAGGCCGGAGCGCGCCGCAAAACCGGAACGTGCCGCGAAAGAGGAGCGCCCGAGGCGCGACCGCGAGCGTCCTGAGGATAAGCGTGAACGCGCTTTGAGCCGTCTCGACACCAAGCGCGACGATCGTCGTGACGAAGGACGCCGAGAAGGTGGCCGCAACGAAGACGACCGCCCGAAGCGGCCGCCGCTCGGCGCGCGCCGCAACGCCAATGTCTGGATGGCGCCCGGCGCCCGTCCGCTCGGCGAGAAGGCTGCCGCGAAAGCTGCCAAGAATACCAGAACTGCCACCAAGCGTGGCGAGCCCGAGCGCCCGCAGCGCAGCGGCTTCGACCGTCCGGACGAAGGCCCGCGCGTTCGCGTCAACCGCGTCGCAGAGGCGGATGGCGAATGGATCCGCGCGAGCGAGGAAGCACCGCGCACGGCACGCGGCGATGACCAAGGTTCCGACCGAAAGCGCTCCGACCGCCCCCGTGGCGATCGCCCTCAAGGCGACCGTCCCCCGCGCGGTGACCGTCCTTTCGGTGACAAGCCCCGTGGTGATCGCCCCTATGGTGACAAGCCCCGCGGAGATAAAGCTTTTGGCGACCGTCCCCGCGGTGAACGTGGCTCGCGGCCCGAGGGCGGCGACCGCCCCCGTGCGAAATCATTCCAGGGCGAAGCCCGCTCGGAGCGTCCTCGTGGCGATCGGCCCTTCGGTGATAAGCCGCGCGGTGACCGCCCTTACGGCGACAAGCCTCGCAGTGACCGTCCGTATGGTGATAAGCCCCGTGGCGATCGAGCGTTCAGCGATCGTCCACGTGGCGATCGTCCCACGGGTGACCGTCGGCCCCGCGCCGAGGGTGAAGAGCGTCCGCGCGCCCGGTCGTTCGATAGCGAGCAGCGCTCCGAGCGCCCTCGTGGCGATCGCCCATTCGGTGATCGTCCTCCCCGTAGTGACCGTCCGCAAGGCGAACGTCCTGCCGGTGACCGGCCGGCCGGCCGGCCTTTCGGCAAGAAGCCGGACGGCGGCAAGTCCTTTGGTGGCGGCAAGCCTTCCGGAAAGCCCGGCGGCGCACGCAGTTTCTCGGGTAAGCCCGGCGGCGCTGGACGTCCGTCTCCTAGCCGCAGCGGTCCGAGCCGTGGTGGCCCCGGTAGGGGCGGCCCGAAGGGCGGAAAGGGTTAA
- the rsmD gene encoding 16S rRNA (guanine(966)-N(2))-methyltransferase RsmD, with protein sequence MRIVGGEFRGRSLAVPKSNDIRPTADRTRESLFNILTHAYPEALDGTRMMDIFAGTGAVGLEAASRGCRHVLFVESSVEGRGLLWENIDALGLHGRTRMLRRDATDLGSVGNLEPFDFLFADPPYGKGLGEKAFATAAAGRWLVPGALAILEERTDVAVTVAPDFLFLEERTFGDSKMHFFRYQPRQA encoded by the coding sequence GTGCGGATCGTCGGCGGTGAGTTTCGCGGTCGGTCGCTTGCGGTTCCGAAGTCGAACGATATTCGTCCGACGGCGGACCGCACGCGCGAGAGCCTGTTCAATATTCTGACCCATGCCTATCCCGAGGCGCTTGATGGCACGCGGATGATGGATATCTTCGCCGGCACGGGCGCTGTCGGCCTGGAAGCCGCCTCGCGCGGCTGCCGTCATGTGCTCTTCGTCGAAAGCAGCGTCGAGGGTCGTGGTCTGCTCTGGGAAAACATCGATGCGCTCGGCCTGCATGGCCGCACGCGCATGCTGCGGCGTGACGCCACCGATCTCGGCAGCGTCGGCAACCTCGAGCCTTTCGATTTCCTCTTCGCCGATCCGCCTTATGGCAAGGGTTTGGGCGAGAAGGCTTTCGCGACTGCTGCTGCGGGCCGCTGGCTGGTGCCGGGCGCGTTGGCGATCCTCGAAGAGCGGACAGACGTTGCAGTGACAGTCGCCCCGGATTTTCTCTTCCTCGAAGAGCGGACCTTCGGCGACAGCAAGATGCATTTCTTCCGTTATCAGCCCCGGCAGGCCTAG
- a CDS encoding patatin-like phospholipase family protein, with amino-acid sequence MGDYADFVGSDTLATSSTPSVAVAFGCGGARGLAHIHIIEALDELGIRPVAIAGASIGSIMGAAMAAGMSGAEIRDYTLATVGNRSAVLNKIWSLRPATVRSFRFGQFNLERILRAFMPPAFPEDFSELHIPLKVVTTDYYDQAEVVTEKGELFPVLAASAAIPAVFMPVKVGERVMIDGGIMNPVPYEHLAGLADIIIGIDVVGGPEGDGTQFPNRIESLFGAGQLTMQSNIALKLRLLAPQIFLRPSVGRTGVLDFLKAREILAMSAGVKDELKFALDRVITAKN; translated from the coding sequence ATGGGCGATTATGCTGATTTTGTCGGGAGCGACACGCTCGCGACATCGAGCACGCCGAGCGTCGCCGTCGCCTTCGGTTGCGGCGGCGCGCGTGGTCTCGCCCATATCCACATCATCGAGGCGCTGGACGAACTCGGCATTCGCCCGGTTGCGATCGCTGGCGCCTCCATCGGCTCGATCATGGGTGCGGCGATGGCGGCTGGGATGAGCGGCGCGGAAATCCGCGACTATACGCTCGCAACCGTCGGCAACCGCTCAGCCGTGCTCAACAAGATCTGGAGCCTCAGGCCCGCCACCGTGCGCAGCTTCCGGTTCGGCCAGTTCAATCTCGAGCGCATCCTGCGCGCCTTCATGCCGCCTGCCTTTCCCGAAGATTTCTCCGAACTGCACATCCCGCTGAAGGTGGTGACGACGGATTATTACGACCAGGCGGAGGTCGTGACCGAAAAGGGCGAGCTTTTCCCGGTGCTGGCCGCCTCCGCTGCCATTCCGGCCGTCTTCATGCCGGTCAAGGTCGGCGAGCGGGTGATGATCGACGGCGGCATCATGAACCCGGTTCCTTACGAGCATCTGGCCGGGCTTGCCGATATCATCATCGGCATCGACGTCGTCGGCGGGCCGGAAGGCGACGGCACCCAGTTTCCAAACCGCATCGAGAGCCTATTCGGTGCCGGCCAGTTGACCATGCAGTCCAACATCGCACTCAAGCTTCGGCTGCTAGCGCCGCAAATCTTCCTGCGGCCCTCCGTTGGCCGCACCGGCGTGCTTGATTTCCTGAAGGCGCGCGAGATCCTTGCCATGTCCGCAGGCGTCAAGGACGAACTGAAATTCGCCCTCGACCGGGTGATCACCGCGAAGAATTAG